In Rhodoferax koreense, a genomic segment contains:
- a CDS encoding ABC transporter permease: MTKAASVWRRPSLSGRWWPVFMRNLLVWRKLAIPSLVGNIAEPLMWLVAFGYGMGALVGQVSVGGDAGTKVPYILFLASGSICMSAMNAASFEALYSAFSRMHVQKTWDGIMNAPVSLDNVVLAEMLWAAFKALFTVSAILCVMLALGISHSWKLLVAWPVLLGVGIMFSSIALIFNALAKGYDFFTYYFTLVLTPMMFLSGVFFPREQLPPVVRAISDWLPLTNAVELVRPLFMDQWPAHPWRHGVVLVVTTVVAFWVALALTRKRFRS; this comes from the coding sequence ATGACCAAGGCCGCATCGGTATGGAGAAGACCTTCGTTGTCGGGACGCTGGTGGCCCGTCTTCATGCGCAACCTGCTGGTCTGGCGCAAGCTCGCCATCCCGAGCCTGGTCGGCAATATCGCCGAGCCCTTGATGTGGCTGGTGGCCTTCGGCTACGGCATGGGCGCGCTGGTGGGCCAAGTCAGCGTGGGTGGCGACGCAGGCACCAAGGTGCCCTACATCCTGTTCCTCGCCAGCGGCTCGATCTGCATGAGCGCGATGAACGCCGCCTCGTTCGAAGCCCTGTACTCCGCCTTCTCGCGCATGCACGTGCAGAAGACCTGGGACGGCATCATGAACGCGCCGGTGAGCCTGGACAACGTGGTGCTGGCCGAGATGCTCTGGGCCGCGTTCAAGGCGCTGTTCACCGTGAGCGCCATCCTGTGCGTGATGCTGGCCCTGGGCATCAGCCACAGCTGGAAACTGCTCGTGGCCTGGCCGGTGCTGCTCGGCGTGGGCATCATGTTCTCCAGCATCGCGCTGATCTTCAACGCGCTGGCCAAGGGCTACGACTTCTTCACCTACTACTTCACCCTGGTGCTCACGCCGATGATGTTCCTCTCCGGCGTGTTCTTCCCGCGCGAACAGCTGCCGCCGGTGGTGCGCGCCATCTCGGACTGGCTGCCGCTGACCAACGCCGTGGAGCTGGTGCGGCCCTTGTTCATGGACCAGTGGCCGGCGCATCCTTGGCGGCATGGGGTGGTGCTGGTGGTGACGACGGTGGTGGCGTTCTGGGTGGCATTGGCGTTGACGCGGAAGCGGTTTCGGAGCTGA
- a CDS encoding Nit6803 family nitrilase — MNAARTTNTVRAAAVQISPDFDNPEGTLIKVCAAIDEAAARGAQIAVFPETFVPYYPYFSFVLPPVLQGEPHMRLIERAVVVPGPVTEAVSAKARERGVVVVLGVNERDHGSLYNTQLVFDADGSLLLKRRKITPTYHERMVWGQGDGAGLKVVDTAVGRVGALACWEHYNPLARYSLMAQHEEIHCAQFPGSLVGPIFAEQMEVTIRHHALESGCFVINATGWLTDAQIAAVTPDVGLQKALRGGCHTAIISPEGKHLAPPLTEGEGLVVADLDMRLITKRKRMMDSVGHYARPELLSLALNDAPATTTRPMFAPAIQASTPRTQDDHDRNTLQPPVDDRVAVLRVAAG, encoded by the coding sequence ATGAACGCCGCCCGCACCACCAACACCGTGCGCGCCGCAGCGGTCCAGATCAGCCCGGACTTCGACAACCCCGAAGGCACGCTGATCAAGGTCTGCGCGGCGATCGACGAAGCCGCGGCGCGCGGCGCGCAGATCGCCGTGTTCCCCGAGACCTTTGTGCCCTACTACCCGTACTTCTCGTTCGTGCTGCCGCCGGTGCTGCAGGGCGAGCCGCACATGCGGTTGATCGAACGCGCGGTGGTGGTGCCCGGCCCGGTCACGGAGGCGGTGAGCGCGAAGGCGCGCGAACGCGGCGTGGTGGTGGTGCTCGGCGTGAACGAGCGCGACCACGGCAGCCTTTACAACACCCAGCTGGTCTTCGATGCCGACGGCAGCCTGCTGCTCAAGCGGCGCAAGATCACGCCCACCTACCACGAACGCATGGTCTGGGGCCAGGGCGACGGCGCGGGCCTGAAGGTGGTGGACACGGCGGTGGGCCGCGTCGGCGCGCTCGCCTGCTGGGAACACTACAACCCGTTGGCGCGCTACAGCCTGATGGCGCAGCATGAGGAGATCCACTGCGCGCAGTTCCCGGGTTCGCTGGTCGGGCCGATCTTCGCCGAGCAGATGGAAGTCACGATCCGCCACCACGCACTCGAATCCGGCTGTTTCGTCATCAATGCCACGGGCTGGCTCACCGATGCGCAGATCGCTGCCGTCACGCCGGATGTGGGCCTGCAGAAGGCACTGCGTGGCGGCTGCCACACGGCCATCATTTCGCCAGAGGGCAAACACCTCGCGCCGCCGCTCACCGAAGGCGAAGGCCTGGTGGTGGCCGACCTGGACATGCGCCTCATCACCAAGCGCAAACGCATGATGGATTCGGTGGGCCACTACGCGCGGCCCGAGCTGCTGAGCCTGGCCCTGAACGACGCGCCCGCCACCACCACCCGGCCGATGTTCGCCCCTGCCATTCAAGCCTCCACCCCAAGGACCCAAGATGACCACGACCGAAACACTCTCCAGCCGCCAGTTGATGACCGAGTTGCAGTCCTCCGGGTTGCGGCTGGCTGA
- a CDS encoding PLP-dependent aminotransferase family protein, which translates to MTPLTRQWAKRLAASTKPAYLLLPDLIAEDLRVGRLSPRDRMPTLRDLAADLQLNYTTVARAYAEARKRGLIDSHTGMGTYVRGSSPAIQLRGGSGAEMTMNMPPEPEDINLLAGLRDSAARLMADASLYDLMRYQDFGGAPQDREAALRWLRPHLPDCRMDQVLVCPGIHSVLTALFSLLARPGELICVESLTYPGLKAIAAQLGVQLHALLLDDEGPDAEAFEHACRTLQPKALYCNPTLLNPTTATVSRARREALADVALRYSVPIIEDDAYGMLSRQAPPPLATLAPELTYYVTGLSKCIGAGLRTAYVHAPGARQAQRLAGALRATTVMSSPVTNALATCWTLNGMADAMVQAVRQESLARQTLAARHLGHHAPAPQPEGFHLWLPLDSDWSVVEFAGYLRTQGVGVVASAAFSTDGAPPDAVRICLGGPMSRDECDAALRLVRDTLDHPQHPHATVR; encoded by the coding sequence ATGACACCCCTCACGCGCCAATGGGCCAAGCGCCTCGCCGCCAGCACCAAGCCGGCCTATCTGCTGCTGCCCGACCTGATCGCGGAAGACCTGCGCGTGGGCCGCCTTTCACCGCGCGACCGCATGCCCACGCTGCGCGACCTCGCGGCCGACCTGCAGCTCAACTACACCACCGTGGCGCGCGCCTATGCCGAGGCGCGCAAGCGCGGGCTGATCGACTCGCACACCGGCATGGGCACCTACGTGCGCGGCAGCAGCCCGGCCATCCAGCTGCGCGGCGGCAGCGGCGCCGAAATGACCATGAACATGCCGCCCGAGCCCGAAGACATCAACCTGCTGGCGGGCCTGCGCGACAGCGCCGCGCGCCTGATGGCCGACGCCAGCCTCTACGACCTGATGCGCTACCAGGACTTCGGTGGCGCCCCCCAGGACCGCGAGGCCGCCCTCCGCTGGCTGCGCCCGCACCTGCCAGACTGCCGCATGGACCAGGTGCTGGTCTGCCCCGGCATCCACAGCGTGCTGACGGCCTTGTTCTCGCTGCTCGCGCGGCCGGGTGAACTGATCTGCGTGGAGTCGCTCACCTACCCGGGGCTGAAAGCGATCGCCGCGCAACTCGGCGTGCAACTGCACGCCCTGCTGCTCGACGACGAAGGACCGGACGCCGAAGCTTTCGAACACGCCTGCCGCACCCTGCAGCCCAAGGCGCTGTACTGCAACCCGACGCTGCTGAACCCGACCACCGCCACCGTGTCGCGCGCGCGCCGCGAAGCGCTGGCCGACGTGGCGCTGCGCTACAGCGTGCCCATCATCGAGGACGACGCCTACGGCATGTTGTCGCGCCAGGCGCCGCCGCCGCTGGCCACGCTCGCGCCCGAGCTCACCTACTACGTCACGGGACTTTCGAAATGCATCGGCGCCGGCCTGCGCACGGCCTATGTGCACGCCCCGGGCGCGCGCCAGGCCCAGCGCCTGGCCGGCGCGCTACGCGCCACCACCGTGATGTCCTCCCCCGTGACCAATGCGCTGGCCACCTGCTGGACCTTGAACGGCATGGCCGACGCCATGGTGCAGGCGGTCCGGCAGGAATCGCTGGCGCGGCAGACGCTCGCGGCCAGACACCTCGGCCACCACGCACCCGCGCCCCAGCCCGAGGGCTTTCACCTGTGGCTGCCGCTGGATTCGGACTGGAGCGTGGTCGAGTTCGCGGGCTACCTGCGCACGCAAGGCGTGGGGGTGGTGGCGAGCGCGGCATTCTCGACGGACGGCGCGCCGCCGGACGCGGTGCGCATCTGCCTGGGCGGGCCGATGTCGCGCGACGAATGCGATGCGGCGCTGCGGTTGGTGCGCGATACGCTGGACCATCCGCAGCATCCGCATGCGACGGTGCGGTGA
- a CDS encoding MSMEG_0568 family radical SAM protein, whose product MTELQSSGLRLADTTAGASSRRGGAGPSDHKAVTVDGHTIMVPVHTSGAWSSPFVAQAPDASGRSTVMRGSIPIASISFPRQPRFYGMQTFDGVPYSHIATLHGSDVLATTVLQTCIRYESRKKTCQFCAIGQSLAAGRTVARKTPEQLAEVARAAVLLDGVKHMVLTTGTPNATDRGAQILCESAFAIKAAVDLPIQGQCEPPDDDRWFERMKAAGIDTLGMHLEAVTPTVRAQIMPGKATVPISRYMEAFEASVRVFGRGQVSTYILAGLGDTREAILAMCERVLALGVYPFVVPFVPISGTPLEDHPAPSATFMRELLEPLSVMVAAAGLRSTDIKAGCGKCGACSTLSVYEN is encoded by the coding sequence ATGACCGAGTTGCAGTCCTCCGGGTTGCGGCTGGCTGACACCACGGCGGGGGCGTCAAGCCGTCGCGGTGGCGCCGGGCCTTCCGACCACAAGGCCGTGACGGTGGACGGCCACACCATCATGGTGCCGGTGCACACCTCCGGCGCCTGGAGTTCGCCCTTCGTGGCGCAGGCGCCCGACGCCTCGGGCCGCAGCACGGTGATGCGCGGCAGCATCCCGATCGCCAGCATCAGCTTTCCCAGGCAGCCGCGCTTCTACGGCATGCAGACCTTCGACGGCGTGCCGTACTCGCACATCGCCACCCTGCACGGCAGCGACGTGCTGGCTACCACCGTGCTGCAGACCTGCATCCGCTACGAGAGCCGCAAGAAGACCTGCCAGTTCTGCGCCATCGGCCAGTCGCTCGCGGCCGGCCGCACCGTGGCCCGCAAGACGCCCGAGCAACTCGCAGAAGTGGCGCGCGCCGCCGTGCTGCTCGACGGCGTGAAACACATGGTGCTCACCACCGGCACGCCCAACGCCACCGACCGAGGCGCGCAAATACTTTGCGAAAGCGCGTTCGCCATCAAGGCCGCGGTGGACCTGCCGATCCAGGGCCAGTGTGAACCGCCCGACGACGACCGCTGGTTCGAGCGCATGAAGGCCGCCGGCATCGACACGCTGGGCATGCATCTGGAAGCCGTGACGCCGACCGTGCGTGCGCAGATCATGCCGGGCAAGGCCACGGTGCCGATCAGCCGCTACATGGAAGCCTTCGAAGCCTCGGTGCGCGTCTTCGGCCGCGGCCAGGTCAGCACCTACATCCTGGCCGGCCTGGGCGACACGCGCGAGGCCATCCTCGCCATGTGCGAACGCGTGCTGGCGCTCGGCGTGTACCCGTTCGTCGTGCCCTTCGTGCCGATCAGTGGCACGCCGCTCGAAGACCATCCGGCGCCATCGGCCACGTTCATGCGCGAACTGCTCGAGCCGCTGAGCGTGATGGTGGCCGCGGCCGGGCTGCGCTCTACCGACATCAAGGCCGGCTGCGGCAAGTGCGGTGCCTGTTCCACCCTGTCTGTCTACGAAAACTGA
- a CDS encoding MSMEG_0572/Sll0783 family nitrogen starvation response protein codes for MPKVTKPANAKGDYLVDYEEKVFEDVQAEPGEKALVTFHTVAFEGSIGFVNLLQATRLQRKGFETSILLYGPGVTLGVQRGFPTLGDEAFPGHQNFNNQITKFMAEGGKVYACRFALQALYGHGEGSLIPGIRPIAPQDVLDIVLLHRKANGFILDTWTL; via the coding sequence ATGCCCAAAGTCACCAAGCCCGCCAACGCCAAGGGCGACTACCTCGTCGATTACGAAGAAAAGGTTTTCGAGGACGTGCAGGCCGAGCCCGGCGAGAAGGCGCTGGTCACCTTCCACACCGTGGCCTTCGAGGGCTCGATCGGTTTCGTCAACCTGCTGCAGGCCACGCGTCTGCAGCGAAAGGGTTTCGAGACCTCGATCCTGCTGTACGGCCCAGGCGTCACGCTCGGCGTGCAGCGCGGTTTCCCGACGCTCGGCGACGAAGCCTTTCCCGGCCACCAGAACTTCAACAACCAGATCACCAAGTTCATGGCCGAGGGCGGCAAGGTCTACGCGTGCCGCTTCGCACTGCAGGCGCTGTATGGCCACGGCGAAGGCTCGCTGATCCCCGGCATCCGCCCGATCGCGCCGCAGGATGTACTGGACATCGTGCTGCTGCACCGCAAGGCCAACGGCTTCATCCTGGACACCTGGACGTTGTAA